A portion of the Mesobacillus sp. AQ2 genome contains these proteins:
- a CDS encoding dipeptide epimerase, with product MIIEKIETFRTAVPLNKPFKTALRTVTVAEATFVKITCDNGIVGWGEAPPTLVITGDSLSGIEAGINDVIRPFLINQNLLGYEAIFQGLKTILVNNTSAKAAVDMALYDCISQNCGLPLYQLLGGFRNEIETDFTVSVNSPEEMGDDAVEYVKNGFNVLKVKVGIGEISTDIARIKEIRNRVGKEIKIRLDANQGWKPKDAVRAIRSMEDAGLDIELVEQPVKAEDLDGLKQVTDSVDTLIMADESVFSPKQAFEVIRRRSADLINIKLMKSGGIYQAQIINQLAETAGIECMVGSMIETKLGITAAAHFAASKKNITRFDFDAPLMLAKESISGGIKYNGRKITLPVRTGLGIEQVFLKEE from the coding sequence ATGATTATTGAAAAGATTGAGACATTCCGCACAGCAGTCCCTCTGAATAAGCCTTTTAAAACGGCTCTTCGTACAGTTACTGTAGCTGAAGCGACTTTTGTTAAAATCACATGTGATAATGGGATTGTTGGCTGGGGTGAGGCACCTCCGACTTTGGTGATTACTGGAGACAGTCTTTCTGGCATTGAAGCAGGAATCAATGATGTAATCCGCCCTTTCTTAATAAATCAAAATCTTCTTGGCTATGAAGCTATTTTTCAGGGGTTAAAAACAATCCTTGTCAATAACACAAGTGCGAAGGCAGCTGTAGATATGGCATTGTACGACTGCATCTCTCAAAATTGCGGTCTTCCGCTCTATCAACTTCTCGGCGGCTTCAGGAATGAAATCGAAACAGATTTTACTGTCAGCGTGAATAGTCCCGAAGAGATGGGTGACGATGCAGTTGAATACGTGAAGAATGGGTTCAATGTCCTGAAGGTTAAGGTAGGTATTGGCGAGATATCTACAGACATTGCGAGGATCAAAGAAATCCGCAACAGGGTCGGCAAAGAGATAAAAATCCGTCTTGATGCGAACCAGGGTTGGAAACCGAAGGATGCAGTCAGGGCAATTCGAAGCATGGAGGATGCGGGTCTGGACATCGAACTGGTAGAACAACCCGTAAAAGCCGAGGACCTCGACGGCCTGAAACAGGTCACAGATTCGGTTGATACATTGATCATGGCCGATGAAAGTGTATTTTCACCAAAACAGGCATTTGAAGTGATCAGAAGGAGAAGTGCAGATCTGATTAATATAAAGTTAATGAAATCAGGCGGAATTTATCAGGCTCAAATCATCAACCAATTGGCTGAAACAGCCGGGATCGAATGCATGGTAGGCAGTATGATCGAAACCAAGCTCGGTATCACGGCTGCTGCCCATTTTGCCGCCAGCAAGAAGAACATCACTCGCTTTGATTTTGATGCACCATTAATGCTTGCAAAAGAATCCATTTCAGGCGGGATAAAGTATAATGGCAGAAAAATAACACTTCCCGTACGAACAGGCCTTGGGATTGAACAAGTCTTTTTGAAGGAGGAATGA
- a CDS encoding oligopeptide/dipeptide ABC transporter ATP-binding protein: MKNEVLLSVKDLKKHFTMGKNEVLKAVDGISFDIFKGETFGLVGESGCGKSTAGRTMIGLYDRTDGEVIFTGKNVHALSEKEKFKFHKQMQMIFQDPYASLNPRSTVKEIIAEPMEVHGLFPNKKERLERIYQLLEDVGLNRDHANRYPHEFSGGQRQRIGIARALALDPDFIIADEPISALDVSVQAQVVNLLKRLQAEKGLTYLFIAHDLSMVKQISNRIGVMYLGHIVELTVSSQLYNKPLHPYTQALLSAIPIPDPDIEDQRERIILEGELPSPMNPPSGCVFRTRCKHAMEICAQKKPVWQEIDKDHFVACHLYNEDVANDRNKEMLVNIR, encoded by the coding sequence ATGAAAAATGAAGTTCTATTAAGTGTCAAAGATTTAAAGAAGCATTTCACAATGGGTAAAAATGAAGTACTGAAAGCTGTAGATGGTATATCATTTGATATTTTTAAAGGTGAGACATTCGGGCTTGTTGGAGAATCAGGCTGTGGCAAATCCACTGCCGGAAGGACGATGATTGGCCTGTATGACCGTACAGATGGAGAAGTCATTTTCACCGGCAAAAATGTCCATGCATTATCTGAAAAAGAGAAATTCAAATTTCATAAGCAGATGCAAATGATTTTTCAGGATCCCTACGCATCTTTGAACCCGAGATCCACAGTCAAAGAAATCATTGCCGAACCAATGGAAGTCCATGGGTTATTTCCAAATAAGAAGGAACGTCTTGAACGCATCTATCAACTGCTCGAGGATGTTGGCCTGAATCGGGATCATGCAAATCGTTATCCCCATGAGTTCAGCGGCGGCCAGCGTCAAAGGATAGGAATAGCAAGAGCACTTGCGCTCGATCCGGATTTCATCATTGCTGATGAACCGATTTCCGCACTGGATGTATCTGTACAGGCGCAAGTAGTGAATCTGCTGAAAAGACTGCAAGCGGAAAAAGGATTGACATATTTATTCATCGCCCATGACCTTTCTATGGTAAAGCAAATAAGCAACAGGATTGGTGTCATGTATCTTGGCCACATCGTCGAGCTGACCGTAAGCAGCCAGCTGTATAATAAACCGCTTCACCCATATACCCAGGCATTATTATCGGCCATCCCAATACCTGATCCTGATATCGAAGACCAGAGAGAACGCATCATTCTTGAGGGAGAACTGCCTAGTCCGATGAATCCGCCAAGCGGTTGTGTTTTCAGGACAAGATGCAAACACGCAATGGAAATCTGCGCCCAGAAGAAACCGGTCTGGCAAGAAATCGATAAGGACCATTTTGTAGCTTGTCATCTATATAATGAAGATGTAGCCAACGATAGGAATAAGGAAATGTTAGTAAATATCAGGTAA
- a CDS encoding serine hydrolase: MMHIEELEDQLVKELASGKGQASLFLEIEDRIIEFNSTEVFRSASLIKLPILFEALRQLEEGILQPDRLLSVRQEDKVGDTGVLQAMNTQQITIHDLLTLMIIVSDNSATNLVIDLIGMAPINSTISKIGMKNTILKRRMLDFKAAQAGNDNFTTSADIVLCLKEAIEGQWLKEQSRDRFTALLLQQQFKEKLPAYMDQSLMEIGNKTGELTGIEHDCAFITYGDKRAYAAVLIDGLEDNETGKSIIRQVGKQINSYISGISTGNPNY, translated from the coding sequence ATGATGCACATTGAAGAATTAGAGGATCAACTAGTAAAAGAACTCGCCAGTGGGAAAGGCCAGGCGAGTTTGTTTTTAGAAATTGAAGATAGGATCATAGAGTTTAACAGTACCGAAGTTTTCCGGTCAGCGAGCCTGATAAAACTGCCGATCTTATTTGAGGCTTTGAGGCAGTTGGAGGAAGGAATTCTGCAGCCGGATAGGCTGCTAAGTGTCAGGCAAGAAGACAAAGTGGGAGATACAGGGGTCCTGCAAGCAATGAACACACAGCAGATAACCATTCATGACCTGTTGACCCTTATGATAATCGTTTCTGATAATTCAGCAACGAATTTGGTGATCGACCTGATTGGAATGGCCCCGATTAATTCGACAATTTCAAAAATCGGGATGAAAAACACGATTCTGAAGCGAAGAATGCTAGATTTCAAAGCTGCCCAAGCCGGAAACGATAATTTCACCACTTCTGCGGATATTGTACTTTGCCTGAAAGAAGCTATTGAAGGCCAATGGTTGAAGGAGCAATCAAGAGATCGATTCACTGCTTTGCTCCTTCAGCAGCAATTTAAGGAAAAACTGCCTGCTTATATGGATCAATCTTTAATGGAAATTGGAAATAAGACTGGAGAATTGACTGGTATTGAGCATGACTGTGCTTTTATCACTTATGGAGACAAAAGAGCATATGCCGCTGTCCTGATCGATGGCCTGGAAGATAATGAGACAGGAAAATCGATAATTCGGCAAGTTGGAAAGCAGATAAACAGCTATATTTCAGGAATTTCGACAGGGAACCCCAATTATTGA
- a CDS encoding carbon-nitrogen hydrolase family protein, producing MKMRVSAVQYHLHTIRSFEEFAQQCEHYVKTAQEYGSEFVLFPEFFTTQLLSIGSEQGTRLTINELPGFTEQYLNLFQNFALETGMHIIGGTHVIAREGKLYNVAHMFYPDGRIVEQAKLHITPTEVNEWNMSAGEDFRVFDTEKGRIALLTCYDIEFPEIVRMAKAKGADVIFVPSCTDDRHGFHRVRYTSHARAIENQVYVVLTGTVGALPTVDFMRANFGQAAVITPNDIPFPPKGLQVEGELNDDMVVTADLDLELLYEVRERGAVTTWRDRRTDLYPDWEEAEKI from the coding sequence ATGAAAATGAGGGTTTCCGCAGTCCAATACCATCTTCACACGATCAGGTCGTTTGAAGAGTTCGCTCAGCAATGTGAGCATTATGTTAAAACAGCACAGGAATATGGTTCTGAGTTTGTATTGTTTCCTGAGTTCTTCACTACTCAATTGTTATCAATCGGCAGTGAACAGGGTACAAGACTGACCATCAATGAACTCCCTGGTTTTACTGAACAATACTTAAACCTGTTCCAGAATTTCGCTTTGGAAACAGGCATGCATATCATCGGAGGAACACATGTCATCGCGCGAGAAGGAAAATTATATAATGTGGCACATATGTTTTATCCCGATGGAAGGATCGTTGAACAGGCAAAGCTCCATATCACACCAACTGAAGTGAATGAATGGAATATGAGTGCGGGAGAGGATTTCAGGGTATTTGATACAGAAAAGGGGCGAATTGCTCTTTTGACCTGCTATGATATTGAGTTCCCGGAAATTGTCAGAATGGCTAAAGCTAAAGGTGCTGATGTTATATTTGTACCTTCCTGCACGGATGACCGACATGGTTTCCACCGTGTTCGTTATACAAGCCATGCACGGGCGATCGAAAATCAAGTTTATGTAGTTTTGACCGGCACAGTCGGTGCGTTGCCGACGGTCGATTTTATGCGTGCCAACTTTGGCCAGGCGGCAGTCATCACACCAAATGATATCCCATTCCCTCCTAAAGGTCTTCAGGTAGAAGGAGAACTGAATGATGATATGGTCGTTACTGCAGACCTTGACCTCGAGCTTTTGTACGAAGTAAGGGAGCGAGGTGCTGTGACAACTTGGCGTGACCGTCGAACAGATCTTTATCCAGACTGGGAAGAAGCAGAAAAAATCTAA
- a CDS encoding LD-carboxypeptidase: MAIKPNRLNKGDTVAVIAPASPPNKENLKRGLAFITELGLNYKLGKSLYEEYGYLAGDDHARLEDLHEMFLDDEVNAIICAGGGYGTARIASSIDYKLIEKHPKIFWGYSDITFLHTAIRQKTGLITFHGPMLASDIGKEGAHPLSKETFRQLFQPAELRYGLDLSQIEELVRGAAEGPLVGGNLSLLSSSMGTPFEIDTKGKILLIEDINEEPRAVDRMLNQLYMAGKLQEATGIILGDFNNCVQERDLSLSLDEVIEHYIKLAGRPALKGFKMGHCAPHIGVPLGAAARMDTETKHLFVESGIN, encoded by the coding sequence ATGGCAATTAAGCCCAACCGTTTGAATAAAGGTGATACTGTTGCAGTCATCGCGCCAGCAAGTCCGCCAAATAAAGAAAATTTGAAGCGAGGCTTAGCCTTTATTACTGAGCTTGGTTTGAACTATAAATTAGGTAAATCATTATACGAAGAATATGGTTATCTTGCTGGCGATGATCATGCGAGGTTGGAAGATTTACATGAAATGTTCCTTGATGACGAGGTTAATGCGATTATCTGTGCCGGAGGTGGTTATGGCACCGCACGAATCGCATCATCTATAGACTATAAACTAATTGAAAAACATCCAAAGATATTCTGGGGTTACAGCGATATCACATTTTTACACACAGCCATTCGGCAGAAGACTGGCCTCATCACATTTCATGGTCCCATGCTTGCCTCGGATATTGGCAAAGAAGGTGCCCATCCACTATCCAAAGAGACATTCCGGCAATTGTTCCAGCCAGCAGAATTGCGATATGGTCTTGATCTTTCGCAAATAGAAGAACTGGTAAGAGGTGCAGCTGAAGGCCCGTTGGTCGGCGGCAATCTATCACTCCTATCAAGTTCAATGGGGACGCCATTTGAAATTGATACAAAAGGCAAGATCCTGTTGATTGAAGACATTAATGAAGAACCGCGTGCTGTTGATAGGATGCTTAATCAGTTGTATATGGCAGGGAAATTACAGGAGGCAACCGGAATTATTTTAGGTGATTTCAATAATTGTGTTCAGGAAAGGGACCTGTCATTATCCTTGGATGAAGTCATCGAACACTACATTAAGCTCGCGGGCAGGCCTGCACTAAAGGGATTCAAAATGGGTCACTGTGCACCGCATATTGGAGTCCCGTTGGGAGCGGCTGCCAGAATGGACACCGAAACAAAACATTTATTTGTCGAGAGTGGCATTAACTAG
- a CDS encoding C40 family peptidase yields the protein MESNNFWLVNVPVATLWTSYDSSREIDEAAVSGNVNLEEWLEKLTYELRLQLCDDNLVQSQVLFGQEVLIIDEKDDWVHVVIPDQPSGKDKRGYPGWIPKDQLIQQSDWYIKKGQVAVVTSRKALLYSEQNEKLMELSYQTMLPVVEDVVDRIRVKTPTGIGILRTEDVEVHPSEKEIPQKNGDAIVAAGEQFLGLPYLWGGMSSYGYDCSGFSYSMCRANGCIIPRDAHEQAAAGVKIEIHDILPGDLLFFAYEEGKGQLHHVGIYYGDGKLLHSPNTGKNIEIIRLEGTIYEKELCAARRYWMNTEA from the coding sequence ATGGAAAGCAATAATTTTTGGCTCGTCAATGTACCGGTAGCAACTCTTTGGACTTCCTATGATTCTTCAAGGGAAATCGATGAAGCTGCTGTATCAGGGAACGTTAATTTGGAAGAATGGCTCGAAAAACTCACGTATGAACTGAGGCTGCAATTATGTGATGATAACCTCGTTCAATCACAGGTTTTATTCGGCCAGGAAGTTTTGATCATTGATGAAAAGGATGATTGGGTCCATGTCGTTATCCCGGACCAGCCTTCAGGCAAAGACAAAAGAGGTTATCCGGGCTGGATCCCAAAAGATCAGCTGATTCAACAGTCTGATTGGTATATCAAGAAAGGCCAAGTTGCTGTGGTAACCTCCAGGAAAGCTTTGCTTTACTCAGAGCAAAATGAAAAATTGATGGAATTAAGCTATCAGACAATGCTGCCTGTCGTGGAGGATGTCGTCGACCGCATCCGCGTCAAGACGCCAACAGGAATCGGAATTTTGCGGACAGAGGATGTTGAGGTCCATCCATCTGAAAAAGAAATTCCGCAAAAGAATGGCGATGCAATCGTTGCAGCGGGCGAGCAATTCCTTGGGCTGCCATATCTGTGGGGAGGAATGAGCAGCTATGGATATGATTGCTCTGGATTCAGCTACAGTATGTGCCGGGCCAATGGTTGCATTATTCCAAGGGATGCCCATGAACAGGCAGCAGCCGGCGTGAAAATAGAAATACATGATATTTTGCCAGGTGATTTACTCTTTTTCGCATATGAGGAAGGAAAAGGACAACTTCATCATGTAGGCATCTATTATGGAGATGGGAAACTTCTTCATTCTCCCAATACAGGTAAGAACATTGAAATCATTCGGCTCGAAGGTACAATCTATGAAAAAGAACTCTGTGCAGCTAGACGCTACTGGATGAATACGGAGGCATAA
- a CDS encoding GNAT family N-acetyltransferase produces the protein MEYIRVSSIEDPLFAKLHNLMKEFFPPEEVLEFDLWKEPLEDPGIRVFVALHEEEVVGVTEYRYYPDWNIAMTDFTIVGKPGLSIGRFLANKRMDDLQSLAAEQGVDLFGMFAEIYDPYRKTDHEFGGVKTMDPFVRREVLSHLGYKRLDLDYVHPSWENDGEAVEGLDLCFMPGDEETIELPAALITDFLTTYYSVLEKKPEKWIKMVEQLKRKETVSLLPL, from the coding sequence ATGGAGTATATCCGTGTTAGCAGCATTGAAGATCCCCTTTTTGCCAAACTCCATAACTTAATGAAAGAGTTTTTCCCTCCTGAGGAAGTTTTGGAATTTGATCTGTGGAAAGAACCGCTTGAAGACCCGGGAATCCGTGTTTTCGTTGCCCTCCATGAAGAAGAAGTCGTGGGGGTGACTGAATACCGCTATTACCCGGATTGGAATATCGCAATGACAGACTTCACGATTGTCGGCAAACCGGGCCTTAGCATTGGGCGCTTTCTAGCCAATAAAAGAATGGATGATCTGCAAAGCCTAGCAGCTGAGCAGGGTGTAGACTTATTCGGGATGTTTGCTGAAATTTATGACCCTTATCGTAAAACAGACCACGAGTTTGGCGGCGTAAAAACAATGGACCCATTTGTTAGACGCGAAGTACTTTCGCACCTGGGTTATAAGCGATTGGATTTAGATTATGTCCATCCTTCATGGGAAAATGACGGAGAAGCTGTAGAAGGGTTGGATTTATGCTTCATGCCGGGTGATGAGGAAACCATTGAATTGCCGGCAGCTTTAATCACAGACTTCTTGACGACTTATTATTCTGTACTCGAAAAGAAGCCAGAGAAATGGATCAAGATGGTGGAGCAGCTTAAGAGGAAAGAAACAGTGTCCTTGCTGCCTCTATAA